GTCAGCGCCGCGCTGCATTTCGAAATGACGCCGGCGCGCAACATGATCGATACCAACATCATCTGGGACGTGCGCAACGCCGAGCCCGGCACGCCCGGCCAGCGCGGCTGCGCGGGGTCTGGCATTTTCGACAATGCGAGCAGCAACCTCGTCATCGCGCAGAATTTGATCGGGCGCTGCGACAATGCCGGCATCTTCACGATCGTCCGCCCGGATCGCGGTCGCCCGGTGGCGGACAACAACCACGTCGCCAACAACATCTTTGTGAAGTGCAAGTCGGCGATGGTCTTCCTCAGCACGAACAATCGGTCGGACGGCAATGTGTTTGTCGATATGCCCAAGGATTTTCTCGGCGTGCTGGCGGAGCCGCAGACCGTGGCGTCCGCGCCCGATGCGTGGCGCCGGGTCCGCTACGGCGATCTGGCGACGTGGCGGGATGCCCACGGCTGGGATCGGACTTCGCTGATGGCCAGCGCAGAGATCGCGTTCGATCCCGCCACGCTCAAGCTCACCGTCGCGGCGGCCGTGCCGCTGCCACGGGTGCGTGCGCTCGACGGATTCGAAGGCGACATCCGTGGCAACGCGACCGGCCCGACCAGGGTCGCCGGCCCGCTCGCCGATTTCCGCGCGAAACAGACTTGGACGATCGATCCGCGGATGAAGCCCTAGCGGGGCGGCTCACGTCCCCAAGGACGAGGCCGCCCGCGCTCTCACATCACGCGCGCGCGAGGTAGGTGTTGCGCAGCTTGGCCAGATCGGTGGCGGACAGGCCCATTTCGTCGCGAAAATAGCCTTTCGCCCCGTCCTTGTGCGCGTCGACCACCGCCAATGCCGCTTCGATATAGGCGGCGTCGGCGGCCATCAGCGGCTTGGCGGTCTCGGGCGGCAGGCCGGCGAGCGGGTTGGCCGGGCCGGGCGTGCCCTTGGTCAGCGCGCTCGCGTCGAGATAGCGGTTGGTGAGCAGATAGTCCGCGATCACGTCCTTGCGCGGCACGCCGAGCGCGGTCAGCAGCAGCGCGGCGGCGATGCCGGTCCGGTCCTTGCCCGCCGTACAGTTGAACGCGAGCGGCGCGTGCCCAGCGAGCAGTTCCGCGAACATGCGGCGATACTGGCCGTTGAACTGGCCGAGCATCGCCGGATATGCCCTGGTCATCGCCGCGCGGACCTGGTCTGGCGTCCAGCTCTTCGGGCTGCCGGCGGGCAGGAAGTGCATGTCGAGATCATACTCGTCGCTCAGCACGCGCGGCGCGCCCGCCGCCGGCCAGGTGACCGGCTCGTTCGCCCGCTCG
This genomic stretch from Sphingomonas panacis harbors:
- a CDS encoding tyrosine-protein phosphatase, yielding MRLSNRFRRFAAPALMLSLAAGMPAIARPTPVVAAAHARLLPLQGGRNFRDLGGYRTADGRSVKWGVLFRSGSMHGLTEADYRSLEARGIRVVCDFRDRRERANEPVTWPAAGAPRVLSDEYDLDMHFLPAGSPKSWTPDQVRAAMTRAYPAMLGQFNGQYRRMFAELLAGHAPLAFNCTAGKDRTGIAAALLLTALGVPRKDVIADYLLTNRYLDASALTKGTPGPANPLAGLPPETAKPLMAADAAYIEAALAVVDAHKDGAKGYFRDEMGLSATDLAKLRNTYLARA